In Fundulus heteroclitus isolate FHET01 chromosome 18, MU-UCD_Fhet_4.1, whole genome shotgun sequence, a single genomic region encodes these proteins:
- the LOC105932586 gene encoding caspase-1: MADKELARVRTNFVAKVSKAVIKQLLDDLLEDRLLNDGEVDSVLEDNTGRADMARCLIDTVKRKGDKASRKMIKHIENRDSALYAELELSSGPKPVAAPKKQKTWSDKLVPMTDSSRQEKMNDSDIYKVSETSLKSRVALLITNRNFTDNNLTRKGAEKDEENMEELLSSLQYEVVKHNDLTAKNIEKALQEFTTHPKLKDTDSVFVVIMSHGKRGVILGVDHRKDKPDEFPVDTIYKLLGPQKCSALMDKPKIIIIQACRGATGGAVIVSDSVEAEVVSDEERQAPPPRAGQIVEDSMRYVHKEKDFISLLSSTPDTVSYRREDLGSFLIQYIAEVFNTCSHEDDIDELFRKVMQRFEEFPDETKRQMPTKDRCTLTRRFYLFPGH, encoded by the exons ATGGCAG ATAAGGAGCTCGCCAGAGTGCGCACCAATTTTGTGGCAAAGGTGTCAAAAGCTGTAATCAAGCAGCTCCTGGACGATCTTTTGGAGGATCGTTTGTTGAATGATGGGGAGGTAGATTCTGTGCTCGAGGACAACACTGGTAGGGCAGACATGGCTCGCTGCCTCATCGACACAGTAAAAAGAAAGGGGGACAAAGCCAGCAGGAAGATGATTAAACACATTGAAAACAGAGATTCTGCACTTTACGCTGAACTTGAGCTGTCCTCTGGTCCAAAACCAG tTGCAGCTCCTAAGAAGCAGAAAACCTGGTCAGACAAACTAGTCCCCATGACGGATTCCTCGCGGCAGGAAAAAATGAATGATTCAGAT atttacaaGGTGTCCGAAACTTCCCTAAAAAGTCGTGTTGCTCTCTTAATCACCAATAGAAATTTTACTGACAATAACTTAACCAGAAAGGGAGCGGAGAAAGATGAGGAGAACATGGAGGAACTTCTCAGTTCCCTGCAATATGAGGTGGTGAAACACAATGACCTTACTGCAAAG AATATAGAAAAGGCTCTGCAAGAATTTACCACACATCCCAAACTAAAAGACACAGACAGCGTGTTTGTGGTGATCATGTCCCACGGGAAAAGAGGAGTCATCCTTGGAGTCGATCACAGAAAGGATAAACCGGATGAATTCCCTGTCGACACAATCTACAAACTTCTAGGTCCACAAAAATGCTCTGCACTGATGGACAAACCCAAGATCATCATCATCCAGGCCTGCAGAGGAG CTACGGGTGGAGCTGTGATTGTTAGCGACAGCGTCGAAGCCGAGGTGGTGTCTGATGAGGAACGGCAGGCGCCGCCCCCTCGAGCAGGCCAAATCGTTGAGGATTCCATGCGATATGTTCACAAAGAAAAGGATTTCATTTCACTCCTGTCAAGCACGCCTG ATACCGTCTCATACAGAAGAGAGGATCTGGGCTCCTTCCTCATACAGTACATCGCTGAAGTCTTCAACACTTGCTCCCATGAGGATGATATCGATGAACTTTTcagaaaa GTCATGCAACGCTTCGAAGAGTTTCCTGATGAAACCAAAAGACAAATGCCAACAAAGGATAGATGCACCCTAACCAGGCGCTTCTATCTTTTCCCCGGCCACTGA